In Ornithodoros turicata isolate Travis chromosome 1, ASM3712646v1, whole genome shotgun sequence, the DNA window ATACCCTAGCTTTGGAGTGTGGTAAAAGGCTCCCACCTTGGAAACCACCTCCAAGGTCCCGCGATACTACATTGACAAAGTACAGGAAACTGCTACATCAACACTACAACAGGAATTCGAACACTTGAAAGAAAGTTTTGGAAACCTTGTTGAAATTTATACTGATGGGTCAAAGGAGTGACTTGTTTTGCAGATTTGAGTTAAATAACTTCGTTGTCGTTGTCGTTCGTAAGTAGAGGAGGACGATGTGGGCCTTCGGGGACCTTAAATAGCGTGTGAGCCAATGATTGggtaatattttttgtttgttatgttgctgttgttgaatGGAGCGAAGCGCTCCGACCAGTTCCATAAAGAAGTTTGAAGTTTTGTCGAAGTCGTGGGTCCATTCTTGAATAttattggtgccgaaacccgggacgtCGACTCGGTGACATACCGGAACGATCGATTCGAGGACCTGCTGACTTGGGAAATCTACTATCGAAGGTTCATCAACGGCCAGCACTGATGGAACGTCTGAAGGTCAAGCGAGGAGCGCGACGTGGACAGTCAACGAAGATTATCAATGAGGCGACGGCTGCCCTCGCAGACACGGGAACTACGGCACATACGTACGAGTCACTGTTGGAGAGACTTCTTACGACCAGCAGAGAAATCGGTCAACTCGACACGGAGCTGGAAGCGTTGGTGGCGACTGAGAGCCTCGCTGAAGAGTACGCTATGGTCCTGGAATACGAGGATCGCATCACTCACACGACAGCGCTGTTGAAGGCGAAGATTGCGGAGTTAACGGAAGGTGACCGCAGACCTCCTGCGGCCTCTGCAGTAACCGAAGAGGGAACGAGAGGTAGGTCAAAGAGGATAAAGCTACCCAAGCTACAGCTACAGACCTTCCGTGGAGATCTGGATCGATGGCTCCCTTTCTGGGAACAATTCTGCGAAGCGGTGCACGAAAACGACGATCTCACAAAAAGTGAGAAATTTCAATACCTGCGGACGCTCTTGTCTGGACCACCCGCTGCCGCTATAGCTGGTCTGCAAGCTTCGGAGGCGTGCGACGAGGACGCTGTCAAGATACTAACCCGTCGATTTGGGGACCGGAAAAGGATCACCCAGGACCACCTTGCGAAGCTCCGGACCCTCCCAGCGGTGACGTCACCAAGTGATGTCAGAGGACTTCGACGACTGTACGATCACACGCAGGCTCATATCCGTGGTCTGCGAGCTCTGGGAGTTGCCAACTCAGTGTATGCTCCTTTGCTGGTGGACATCCTTCTCAAAGCACTACCCAGCGACATCACACTGGAGTACTATCGCCGATCAGCACGTGCAACAACAGCAACCGCTGTTCAACAGGACAGTGCATCGGGAGATGGTCAACGAGAAGTACAGCACGATACCTCGTACACCGAAAAGGAGTTAGAGAGAGTACTGGACTTCCTGCGTATCGAAGTGGAAAGCCGTGAGAAGTCCGGTATGGTCAGCACGAACAGAGACGGGCCACCCAGAGGTGGAACCCTGGGAAAGAGTCTACGGAAAGAGAAGAACGTCCCAGCCGCGGCCGTACTGCAGTCATTAGCGAAAGCCACGTCAAAGTGCATCTTCTGCGACTCGGAAGACCACAGCAGTGGAGATTGCAACACACCCATTGAACTGGAACGAAAGGAGAAGGTACTCGCGACGGACGGCCGCTGCTTCAGGTGTACCGTCAAGGGGCACCGAGCTAAGGACTGTAGGCGAAAAGTCACATGCTTAACATGCAAGGGGAAACACGTGACCTCCATGTGCGACCCTAAATGGTCGGGAAGCTCGTCAACGAAAGCGAAAGAAGTTGACACAGTTGCCATGCACGCAGCAAGCTCCGATCGAGACAGGGTCAGTGCCACGGTACTTTTGCAGACGTTCCGCTCATGGGTCATCGCTGACGATCAATCCGCATATATCCGAGGTATTTTCGACGGCGGCAGTCAGAAAACGTTCGTTCGAGAAGATGTGTCACGGCAGCTGGAGCTACCGGTACTGGATGAAGTAACCGTGCGACTGAACACATTTGGGGACCCAGAAACGTCAGTAAGTTCACACAGAAGAAGACTGGTCCAGGTGCGTTTGCGGAGCCAGTACGATCAGAAAGAGCATCTGATTGAAGCCGTAGAAATTCCTTTCATCTGTAAGGACCTGGCAGAAGCCACGGCAAATGACAGCTTCGTGGACGCCATCAGAAGGGAGGGCGGTTTCATTGCCGACGAAATGTTCTTCCCAGGAGCGAAAGCCGAAGCAGGAATCTGTCTTCTGATTGGAGCGGATCAGATGTGGAGGTTCCTAAAGTCCGATGTGCGACGGTCAGGGGCGGACGACCGTACAGTTGCGATGAACACGCAGTTAGGCTGGACGTTCCACCGCTGTCCTGTCGTCAGTCACCGGAGACGTCACGCTAGCCTGCGCGTTACACGTGGAGGCAAGCAACGAGGAAAGGCCGTTTGATCTCCGAATGTTCTGGCAGCTGGAAGGTCTTGGGATAACAGACGGCGCAAATGACCAGCGCTCAGAGGACGACGCAGTGTGGCTACATTTCCAGGACACCATACAAAAGGAGGACGGCCGATATAAAGTGAGTTTGCCGTGGAAGACTGGCAGTGCCACGCTGAGGGACAACCGGGAAGTGGCTGAGCGTAGGCTGAGAAGCCTGATGAAGAGACTTCGTTCGAACAAAACTCTTCTGCTGGAGTACGATTGTGCGATGAGGAAGTACCTCAACGACGGACATGCAGAGGTAGTTACCGAAGCGGAGCAAGCACCAACAGAGCATATTTACTATATGCCACACCAGGCGGTTGTCCGGGAGAATTCAACGACAACGAAGCTCAGAGTTGTCTTTGATGCTTCTTCGCATGCCCCGGGGACCGCATGTCTGAACGCGCATCTCGAAAAGGGACCGAAGCTAAACACGGAACTACTGCCGCTGCTGTTGCGCTTTCGGACGGTCAAGGTCGCTCTGGTGGCGGACATTGCCAAAGCGTTCCTCCAGATTGTAGTCAGGGAAGAGGATCGTGACGCACTTCGTTTCCTGTGGTGTAACGAAACGCCGAAGGAAGATGGTCAGTTGCCCAACGTGGAAGTCTGGAGAATGACCAGAGTACCGTTCGGTACAACCTCCAGTCCTTTCCTTTTGTCGGCGACAATACGGTACCATCTAAAGAATGTGGAGGAGCACCTACAGGAAACTGCAGCGCATCTTGCAAATTCCTTTTTGTGGATGACCTATTGACTGGCGCTTCAAGCGAGGATGAAGCTGAACAACTGTACAAGGACGCGAATACCGTCATGAGGGCGGCTGGGATGGAGTTAAGAAAGTGGGCATCGAATTCCCCGGCTCTCAATAGCCTCTTCGCAGATCACGAGCCACGCTTAGAAGAGCACTACGCTGCGACCATAGAAACAGGACTTTTGGGATTACGGTGGAATCGACACACTGACAGCATCAAGCTCACGGAATGCAGCCCACCCAACACCACGTCGGCGGGCAACACGAAACGCTCGGTGCTGCAGCTCTCAGCCTCGATTTTCGATCCACTTGGTGTTGCCAGTCCATTCACGATACGGGCTCGCATGCTCTTCCAGCGCATCTGGCAGCATGGTCTTAATTGGGACGACGAACTACCTGAAGAAATAGCTTTGGAGTGGAAGCGCTGGTGCGAGGAACTGCCGGACATGGCAAGAATCGAAATACCTCGGTATGTGAGCCAAGGGCTTGAAGACATTGCGAACGCAATCCAGGTGCACGTCTTCACGGACGCCAGTCAGTCGGCTTACGGAGCCACCGTATACCTGCGCACAGAGGACGTCAATGGAAAGGTCGTGGTCACGCTGATGGTTGCTAAAGCACGAGTTGCGCCGCTAAAAACACTGACCCTACCCCGCCTAGAACTTATGGGAGCTCTAATAGGATGTAGGCTGGCCTTTTGGGTTCGCTCTCTCACCTTCCCCTCCAGCTAATCTTCTGGACAGACTCGAACATCGTACTCTGTTGGATTAAAGGATCGGCACTGCGGTAGAAGCAGTTTGTACGCAGCAGGGTGACAGAAATTCAAACTGCAACCGATCCAGCTGCTTGGAGGCACTGTCCAGGGGAGCAaaatccagcggacctgctcacAAGAGGTGAAAGCATGGAGAAACTGCTACACAGCAAGATATGGTTTAGAGGCCCTGCATGGTTGTCGGAGTCGGCGGAGTTATGGCCCAGCGGCACGCACGAACCACAGGTGAACGAAGAGACTGTAGAAGCAGAACGGGTAAAGATACAAGTGCTCTTCGTGGACACACACACTACTACTTCCAGCCTACTGTGGCTAGAGAACTACAGTAGTTGGTATTTCGTGTTGAGGCTCACAGCATGGATTCGCCGCTTTGCAGACCGTTGCAGGCGAAAGAAGAGGCGGCAAGGGCCCCTAACTGCTAGTGAGGTGCATGAGGCGGAGGTCCATTGGGTTAAAGAGGCACAAAGGTCCGAGTACTACAAGGAGCTGCAGGAGCTCGCAGGTGGGGGCATGGTGAGCCAGAAGTCTCCGATCGCCCTCTTGCAGCCAGTTCTGgaccaggatgatattttaagGATCTCGGGACGGTTCCAGCACTCGACATTGCCAACGGACGTAAGACATCCGGTGCTCCTGCCGCACGGACACAGAGTCACCGAACTGATCGTTGAGGCGGCTCATCGACGGCTTCTCCACGGGGGTGTGCAAGACACCATAACCGAAGTGCGAGAGCGATATTGGGTACAGCGATGCCGGCAACTAGTCAAAAAAGTTCTCTTTCGATGCAACGCATGCAAACGACACCGGGTAAAGCCAGCGTCGGCACCTGTTGCACCACTGCCCAGCGAGCGGGTGACTGAGAACCGGCCATTCCAAGTGGTTGGGATAGATTTCGCGGGACCGTTGATCATCACACCAGCAGGTGGAGGCAACAAGAAGTCTTACATAGCGCTATTTACATGCGCAGTCACCCGTGCGGTGCACTTGGAACTAGCATCGGATATGACGACTCAAAGTTTTCTCCTGGCGTTCAAACGTTTCACTTCCCGGCGAGGGCTTCCATCGGTTATCTACAGCGACAACGCCGCAACCTTCAAGAAGGCCGAGAAGCAAGTGTGGAAAGCACTGAAAGACCcagccttccaggaccacctcACCACCGTAGGAATTAATTGGAAATATATCGTCGAACGCGCGCCCTGGTGGGGCGGTTTCTGGGAGCGACTGGTGAGAAGTGTCAAGACTACGCTAAGAAGGACGCTCAGGAGGAACTGCTTCAGCTTCGAGGAGCTCACCACTGTTTTACATGGCGTAGAGGCAGTCATCAACTCTCGCCCTCTGACGGCTGTGAACGATACACCAGAAGACAGAGAGCCACTGACACCGGCCCACTTCCTGGTAGGGAAGCGGGTGACTTCTTTGCCACCTTTCGACATCAACCTTCAGGGGCCGACCACAGACACGCGGGCGTACTGGAAGCTTCAGCAACAACTACTAGATTGTTTTTGGAAACGTTGGAGAACTGAATATCTTCTGCAGCTGCGGTCCGCCCATAGTGTCAAATCCACCGGTGGAACGACACCGCTTCGCGTCGGGGACCTGGTCATAGTGCACAATGAAAAGCTGCCCCGGCACATGTGGAGACAGGACTGGTTGTGGAGCTGTTTCCCGGAAGAGATCGTAACGTCCGTGCGTGCGCTGTAAGATTGACTGATGGGACAGTGCTACGGAGACCAATTCAGTTGCTGTATCCATTAGAGGTTTATTGACTGAGTTATCGTGTGTTAGTAGTTTCACAAGAAAAATGAGACTTCTCATTTTGCCGGGGAGGATTTTGCAGATTTGAGTTAAATAACTTCGTTGTCGTTGTCGTTCATAAGTAGAGGAGGACGATGTGGGCCTTCGGGGACCTTAAATAGCGTGTGAGCCAATGATTGggtaatattttttgtttgttatgttgctgttgttgaatGAAGCGAAGCGCTCCGACCAGTTCCATAAAGAAGTTTGAAGTTTTGTCGAAGTCGTGGGTCCATTCTTGAATaacttgtgccatgatttccGGAACATGCACAAGGTCACATCGTATAAAAAATATAGCTTCAATTTTTACTGCAGAGGTGTATGCCATTATCCTGGCTCTGAACTACATTTTTCAAGGTTGCATAAAATCGGCCATCATATACAGTGATTCTTTGAGCTCCATTAATGCCATCTGTAGCAGAGAGAAACAAAAGAATTTGCTTGTGCAACGCACACAATCCTTGGCCAGCACTGCACAGAAGAGGGGTTATTCTGTTATCCTGCGCTGGGTGCCGAGCCACACTGGTATATTGGGTAATCAATTAGCAGACCAGGCTGCTGCAGCTGCAACTTCCAGTGACATTACCATTTGAAATCCCCATCCAAGATATCAGGTCAGCACCCAAGAAATCACTTTACACTAAATGGCAGAGCTTCTGGGATACACAGACATGCAACAAACTCCACTTTATCAAACCTCACATTCAAAGTCATGGAGAGTACCTGGAAAATCGTCTGTGTAGTCAAGACTTCAAGACTACGGATAGGTCATACATACATTACACACAAGTTTTTACTTCACAGAGAGGAGTCGCCTCAATGCACGCAGTGTGGTGAGCTTCTTTCTGTTCTgcacatactcatcacatgtTCACATCACGAAACTCATCATCAGTATCATTTTAAGGAGTTTTATACATATTTCTaacctcttcacccagcgctattgctcggtgatgaggctatcatcCCTTTTCGTAGacttttaaattttttaaaagaCACTGGAATTGTGAATTTTTTTTAGGTTTAGGCTTGCATTTTATCAgttgtttctctcttttttaaacatcgcacctatttttaactagtcCCATTTTAATCACAGTGCTGGCGCATTATGACTtgtgttgtcgatgcgccattaaaactccaatcatcatccaATCATCATCGTTTTAGGGCCGACGGCGTACTGCTTTAGAAGTgacgttttttcacgaaactcatttgaatttttgtttaaataatgagcggctcctactcattcacacggtgcgcaggttgtaggcggtATGGGACAGATACTTGTCAAAaggaaagttcttcgattggtgcaccggttcgcgaaatatttagcccggggatttaactgagacacccggtagaATCTACCACCTCtgcacacctttttttctttgagtgCGGAGTCGTGAACAGCAGAAGCAGATCAGCTTGCCCAGAGTCAGATGATGTCGCCGCCACAACTGCCCGATACCCTGTGCGACTCTTCGTCACTGGTCACCTGAAGTGCAGCTGGAGCTCATGGGAAACCATTCACATGCTTGAAAAAAGGGAAGGTAGAAATTTTAACAATCACCGTGGGTTTAATGCAGTAATTGACATTGCACCATTTGCTGTTCGCAGTTTCACGTTAACAGGGGTAGTATTTGCGTAGATGGTGTCCAAGCACAAAAAGGTTTGTAAAACCACAAGGCAACACTGGTAGCCAAACACGTGGCACATGCTTTTTGGGGACCAAGTATACTTGCAGAACGTAGTGTTGGTGGCATCGTGGCACGGAGAGACAAGAGAAATCCCAACTGCAGTGCGCGTCCAAAGTTGTCTCCTATTAAAGTCGGTCTAATCATAGGTGTCGTTAGCCAGGCTGCATGTACTACAAACGAAGCCTGCTCTGCATGTAGGCAGGCTTGTGCATTGAAGTTCTGCTACATGATACTGGTCTGTAAGAACGCGAGTATCCTAACTGCATATTAAGAATATTTTCTGCTTAGCTCCAAGATCGAAAGAATGGACAGTCAAATACAGAAATGTGTGCATGAAATGAGTAGCCAAGTGTTTGGCATTGTGCAGTAAAAATTATGTTTTACATATGTTTGGAGTAACCTGTTTCTGATATaacgagcacagcacagaatttaatggtcagctatgccgatatcccaaatagtcgaaacggctatgatattctgaaagcccacatccaactCTCCCTAAAATGCACCTTGATTCTCCCAGTTCGGTAGAGTACcatgaaaacaaaaaacaaatataattcattccgaaacacacatgggcgcagccatgtttatgacgtagatgcacccgaacgggcactGTGACGTTTATgcgccttcgtacttgccaGTGGATTACAGTCACGGCTTTTTGTGGCTTCACATATCTGtacttgaagatggcggacagcccgGTTCCACTGGTTCCGCTATGAGTGAACGTTGCaccagctgcgaactcattcgtgaaGCAAGCTTTGTGCCTAATTTTTCGCCAACTTTTTCGGCAAAAATGTAAATCTTGTGGAATTTTTACAAGTTCCTGATTTTTACGGGGGCTATTTGTCCAAACATTTTTAGGAAAAAATTCCAGAATCTTATGTTGCAAAAAGAAACCCTAAACTTGTGTAGTCTTTGCAAATTTTGTGAATGCCACAAGTGTCGActgcgatggtgaaaattgcttAAATATGGTGAAATGAATTCTCCCATATCAAATAGGAGGCTTTTTAACACGCTGCATGCCTTACGTGGGCC includes these proteins:
- the LOC135378115 gene encoding uncharacterized protein LOC135378115, translating into MFWQLEGLGITDGANDQRSEDDAVWLHFQDTIQKEDGRYKVSLPWKTGSATLRDNREVAERRLRSLMKRLRSNKTLLLEYDCAMRKYLNDGHAEVVTEAEQAPTEHIYYMPHQAVVRENSTTTKLRVVFDASSHAPGTACLNAHLEKGPKLNTELLPLLLRFRTVKVALVADIAKAFLQIVVREEDRDALRFLWCNETPKEDGQLPNVEVWRMTRVPFGTTSSPFLLSATIRYHLKNVEEHLQETAAHLANSFLWMTY
- the LOC135378123 gene encoding uncharacterized protein LOC135378123, whose translation is MEKLLHSKIWFRGPAWLSESAELWPSGTHEPQVNEETVEAERVKIQVLFVDTHTTTSSLLWLENYSSWYFVLRLTAWIRRFADRCRRKKRRQGPLTASEVHEAEVHWVKEAQRSEYYKELQELAGGGMVSQKSPIALLQPVLDQDDILRISGRFQHSTLPTDVRHPVLLPHGHRVTELIVEAAHRRLLHGGVQDTITEVRERYWVQRCRQLVKKVLFRCNACKRHRVKPASAPVAPLPSERVTENRPFQVVGIDFAGPLIITPAGGGNKKSYIALFTCAVTRAVHLELASDMTTQSFLLAFKRFTSRRGLPSVIYSDNAATFKKAEKQVWKALKDPAFQDHLTTVGINWKYIVERAPWWGGFWERLVRSVKTTLRRTLRRNCFSFEELTTVLHGVEAVINSRPLTAVNDTPEDREPLTPAHFLVGKRVTSLPPFDINLQGPTTDTRAYWKLQQQLLDCFWKRWRTEYLLQLRSAHSVKSTGGTTPLRVGDLVIVHNEKLPRHMWRQDWLWSCFPEEIVTSVRAL